A genomic stretch from Erigeron canadensis isolate Cc75 chromosome 9, C_canadensis_v1, whole genome shotgun sequence includes:
- the LOC122582688 gene encoding clavaminate synthase-like protein At3g21360: MATRGIFQEVNLPEQKCYENGLVFPMVLSPNTNNTSNLNVFEEAIKAEKPWLESLLNERGALLFRGFNVKSPSDFNDVVEAFGFAELPYIGGRAPRTNVVGRVFTANESPPDKTIQFHNEMAYTSNYPSKLFFFCDEEPGSGGETPILLGPVLYDKMKAKHPKFVSQLEQHGVTYTHTISNEDNTSIGNGSSWHSTYMTNDKKVAEERATKQGSKLEWVENGVKVITGPLPAIKLQEKSQRKSWFNSLTVCYISQKNAKFYDSMLGNGESVPDDAMEDCLRIMEEECVAIPWKEGDVLLIDNLMVMHGRKPLIKPPRRVLAALCK; the protein is encoded by the exons ATGGCAACTAGaggaatttttcaagaagtaaaCTTGCCCGAGCAAAAATGCTACGAAAATGGCCTTGTCTTCCCGATGgtgttatcaccaaacactaaCAACACTAGTAATTTGAATGTATTTGAAGAGGCCATCAAAGCCGAGAAGCCGTGGCTGGAATCTCTTCTCAACGAAAGGGGTGCTCTTCTCTTTCGTGGCTTCAATGTTAAATCTCCTTCCGACTTTAATGATGTTGTTGAAGCTTTTGGGTTCGCTGAATTGCCTTATATTGGCGGTCGGGCCCCTCGAACCAACGTTGTTGGCCGGGTTTTCACTGCAAATGAAAGCCCTCCTGACAAAACAATTCAGTTCCATAATGAAATGGCTTAT ACTTCAAACTATCCTTCaaagttatttttcttttgcgATGAAGAGCCAGGAAGCGGCGGAGAAACTCCAATACTTTTGGGTCCTGTTTTATATGATAAGATGAAAGCCAAGCACCCAAAATTTGTTTCTCAACTTGAGCAACATGGTGTGACATACACACATACAATAAGTAACGAGGATAATACGTCTATCGGAAATGGTAGTAGCTGGCACTCGACATATATGACTAATGACAAGAAAGTTGCGGAGGAAAG GGCAACAAAGCAGGGATCAAAGCTAGAATGGGTGGAAAATGGCGTAAAGGTTATAACTGGCCCTTTACCTGCCATTAAACTACAAGAGAAAAGCCAACGGAAATCGTGGTTCAATAGTTTGACAGTTTGTTACATATCCCAAAAGAACGCTAAATTTTATGATTCAATGCTTGGAAATGGGGAAAGTGTTCCTGATGATGCCATGGAAGATTGCTTGAGGATTATGGAAGAGGAATGTGTTGCCATACCTTGGAAGGAAGGTGATGTTTTGCTTATTGATAATTTGATGGTTATGCATGGCCGAAAGCCACTAATAAAGCCGCCACGCCGGGTACTCGCAGCCTTGTGCAAGTGA
- the LOC122583501 gene encoding uncharacterized protein LOC122583501 has protein sequence MARNIYVPFFDGSRVNPIKEASIIVLDNASCLDISDEGIVSWLVPLLENESTVVSTSTICFSESCDAHSPKFSIFHSNIKSCFSTSNDCSLSFSSSSIEGDLEVIDLEECSMDKPLFWPPSLIPEWGLVTEWDLFAMSPRKNICIVEKSTNTPPNSPSPILLNPKMNLQKAKRTLVFGLGSNSSANLEIKTENGKKVIRRMKSMPSRFKKGAKALEDDNFTKKCGQEKVSLEDLLVLDEKLNVAPAIEILLGLEEFDGHEGVESEFNKDDFSLDVII, from the coding sequence ATGGCACGAAATATATATGTACCATTCTTTGATGGTTCAAGAGTGAATCCTATCAAAGAAGCGTCTATTATTGTTCTTGACAATGCATCGTGTTTGGATATCTCGGATGAAGGGATAGTTTCTTGGCTAGTACCCTTACTCGAGAATGAGTCAACGGTCGTAAGCACCTCAACTATATGTTTTTCAGAGTCATGTGATGCTCATTCCCCTAAATTCTCTATTTTTCATTCTAATATCAAGTCTTGTTTTTCAACGAGTAACGATTGTTCATTGTCTTTTTCATCTTCTAGCATTGAGGGCGATTTAGAAGTTATTGATTTGGAGGAATGTAGTATGGATAAACCACTTTTTTGGCCTCCTAGTTTGATACCCGAATGGGGTCTAGTCACCGAGTGGGATTTATTTGCTATGTCGCCTCGTAAAAACATTTGCATTGTTGAAAAATCAACAAATACACCTCCAAATAGCCCAAGCCCGATACTTTTGAATCCAAAGATGAATTTACAAAAGGCTAAACGAACGCTCGTGTTTGGTTTAGGCTCAAATTCTTCGGCTAATTTGGAAATTAAAACAGAAAATGGCAAGAAGGTAATTAGGAGAATGAAAAGTATGCCTTCAAGGTTCAAGAAAGGTGCTAAAGCCTTAGAAGACGACAATTTCACGAAGAAATGTGGTCAGGAAAAAGTGTCGTTGGAAGATCTTTTAGTACTCGATGAGAAGCTAAATGTCGCGCCTGCTATTGAAATATTACTAGGCCTTGAAGAATTTGATGGCCATGAAGGGGTTGAATCTGAATTTAACAAAGATGATTTCTCCCTTGATGTGATTATATAG